The DNA region GCACTTTGCCGTGCCATTGGCCAAGGCGGTGCTTGTGGCAATCAATACCCGGCTCAGTTCTCCTGAGGTGCTCGAGATCCTCAAGCATTCCGGCGCCAGGTTGCTCGTAGTCGATGAGTCCCTACGGTCGGTGGTTGAACCCATTTTGAACGAGGCGGTTGGAGTGGAGCGAGTGGTCGTGGTTCCGGCCGAGCCGACTCCAGAAAGCGACTATGCGAACTTTCTCGCCGCCGGGTCCGACGATCCGATTCCCTGGCGGGTCGATGATGAACGCCGGGCGATCTCAATCAACTACACCTCGGGAACCACCGGCCGGCCGAAGGGAGTCCAATACACCCATCGGGGGGCATACCTCAACGCATTGACCGAGATCATTCACAGCCGTCATAGCCCCGAATCTGTGTATCTGTGGACCCTGCCGATGTTTCATTGCAACGGTTGGTGTACGACCTGGGGGGTGACCGCCGTCGGTGGTACTCACGTCGGGTTGCGAGCGGTCGATCCAGAAGAGATCTGGCGTCTCATCAACGCCGAGGGTGTTTCCCATCTCAACGCTGCCCCAACCGTCTTGATCTCTTTGGTCAACCATCCGGCGGCGGTTCCCTTCGGAGGCTCCATGACGATCACGACGGCCGGAGCTCCACCCAGCCCGACCATCATCAGTCAGATCGAAGATCTGGGGGCCGCCATCGTGCATGTTTACGGGTTGACCGAAACGTACGGTCCTCACACCATCTGTGAATATCAACCTGCCTGGGATGGCTCGACCCATCGAGCGACGCTCCTCGCCCGCCAGGGCGTCTCCTTCATCGGGGTCGACCCGATACGGGTGGTCGACGACGACATGAACGACGTTCCCCTGGATGGAACGACCATGGGAGAGGTCGTCATGCGCGGTAACAATGTCATGGCGGGCTATTACAACGATCCTGAGGCTACCGCTGAGGCATTTCGCGGCGGGTGGTTTCACTCCGGGGATGTGGCCGTCTGGCACCCGGACGGTTACATCGAGCTGCGGGACCGCTCGAAGGACATCATCATCTCCGGAGGCGAAAACATCTCGACGATCGAGGTTGAACAAGCTGTGATGGCACATCCGGCAGTCCTGGAGGCGGCGGTCGTGGCGATCCCTCACGAGAAGTGGGGTGAGCGACCCAAGGCATTCGTCGTCGCTAAACCTGGTGCCGTCGTGGATCCCGAAGAGATCATCGCCTTTGTGAAAACCCGGATCGCCCGGTTCAAGGCACCAGACGCGGTCGAAATTGTCGAACAGCTACCGAAGACGTCGACAGGAAAGATTCAAAAGTACGTATTACGCGAGCAGGAATGGGGCGACCATGCACGAAGAATCAACTGATCATTTGGTCTCGGCCACTCTGATGCTACGCTGATCTTCCGTGACGAAATACATCTTTGTTACTGGTGGCGTTGTCTCCAGTTTAGGTAAAGGAATCACGGCAGCTTCCCTCGGACGCCTGCTCAAAGAGCGTGGTCTCAACGTGGTTCTCCAGAAGCTTGATCCGTATATCAACGTCGATCCTGGAACGATGAATCCGTTTCAGCATGGCGAAGTGTTTGTGACCGATGACGGCGGCGAAACCGACCTCGATCTCGGTCATTATGAACGATTCACCGGGGTTAATCTACGACGCGACGCATCGGTCTCGGCTGGCGCCATCTACCTGTCGGTCATCCAAAAAGAACGGCGTGGCGACTACCTGGGTGGGACCGTACAGGTGATCCCGCACATCACCAATGAGATCAAAACGCGGGTGAGGCGGATGGGCGAGAGCGATGACGTGGATGTCGTCATTTGCGAAGTCGGGGGTACGGTCGGTGACATCGAGGGACTCCCGTTCCTCGAAGCGATCCGACAGTTCGGCAAAGATGTCGGTCGCGGAAACGTTGCCTATATCCACGTCACGTTGGTCCCCTACATTCCGGCCTCAGAGGAACTTAAGTCCAAACCAACCCAGCATTCCGTCGCCGAACTGCGCAGTCGGGGCATTCATCCCGACGTCATCGTGGTTCGTTCAGATCGACCGATTGACGATGCGATTCGTCGCAAGATCAGCTTGTTCTGTGACGTTGAGCTAGAAGCTGTCATCAACGCGCTTGATGCCAAGGACATATACGCAGTGCCGCTGGCCTTGCACGCCGACGGTCTCGACAAAGTCATCCTTGACCGTTTGCACATCGAGGCCCCAGAACCAGACCTCACGCGGTGGCGCCACATGGTGGACCGGGCAAGCCAGGCTACCGAGGTTGTCACGATCGGTCTCGTTGGTAAGTACGTCGACCTGCCAGACGCCTATTTGTCGGTCGTCGAAGCCCTCCGCCACGGAGGATTCGCCAACGATGTAAAGCTCGACCTTCGCTGGATCCCGGCCGAGGATATGACTGGCCTGTATGCGGCCAGCCACATGGAAAATCTTGATGGGATTCTCATACCGGGTGGGTTCGGGCCACGGGGGATTGAGGGCAAGATCGAAGCGATCAGATTCGCAAGGGAGCAACGGATACCGTTCCTTGGTCTTTGTCTCGGTCTTCAATGTGCGGTCATCGAATTTGCTCGCAACGTTGCCGGTCTTGCCAATGCCCATTCAGCCGAGTTTGAGCCGATGGCCCCACACCGGGTCATCGACCTGATGGAAAGCCAGCAAGACGTCTCCGAAAAAGGCGGAACGATGCGCCTCGGTCTGTA from Acidimicrobiia bacterium includes:
- a CDS encoding long-chain-fatty-acid--CoA ligase gives rise to the protein MERTAEVFGDKVGFVQGGERLTYRQLASETTRLANAFRSVGVVDGDRIAYLSPNTAQMLIAHFAVPLAKAVLVAINTRLSSPEVLEILKHSGARLLVVDESLRSVVEPILNEAVGVERVVVVPAEPTPESDYANFLAAGSDDPIPWRVDDERRAISINYTSGTTGRPKGVQYTHRGAYLNALTEIIHSRHSPESVYLWTLPMFHCNGWCTTWGVTAVGGTHVGLRAVDPEEIWRLINAEGVSHLNAAPTVLISLVNHPAAVPFGGSMTITTAGAPPSPTIISQIEDLGAAIVHVYGLTETYGPHTICEYQPAWDGSTHRATLLARQGVSFIGVDPIRVVDDDMNDVPLDGTTMGEVVMRGNNVMAGYYNDPEATAEAFRGGWFHSGDVAVWHPDGYIELRDRSKDIIISGGENISTIEVEQAVMAHPAVLEAAVVAIPHEKWGERPKAFVVAKPGAVVDPEEIIAFVKTRIARFKAPDAVEIVEQLPKTSTGKIQKYVLREQEWGDHARRIN
- a CDS encoding CTP synthase yields the protein MTKYIFVTGGVVSSLGKGITAASLGRLLKERGLNVVLQKLDPYINVDPGTMNPFQHGEVFVTDDGGETDLDLGHYERFTGVNLRRDASVSAGAIYLSVIQKERRGDYLGGTVQVIPHITNEIKTRVRRMGESDDVDVVICEVGGTVGDIEGLPFLEAIRQFGKDVGRGNVAYIHVTLVPYIPASEELKSKPTQHSVAELRSRGIHPDVIVVRSDRPIDDAIRRKISLFCDVELEAVINALDAKDIYAVPLALHADGLDKVILDRLHIEAPEPDLTRWRHMVDRASQATEVVTIGLVGKYVDLPDAYLSVVEALRHGGFANDVKLDLRWIPAEDMTGLYAASHMENLDGILIPGGFGPRGIEGKIEAIRFAREQRIPFLGLCLGLQCAVIEFARNVAGLANAHSAEFEPMAPHRVIDLMESQQDVSEKGGTMRLGLYAAKLAKDSLVESLYKDEVIYERHRHRYEVNNKYRTQLEAAGLRLSGVSPDGRLVEIIELPGHPFFVASQFHPEFKSRPDEPHPLFEGFVRAAKARSRRLPDIELSTSVVTETI